The Ancylobacter sp. WKF20 genome contains a region encoding:
- a CDS encoding efflux RND transporter periplasmic adaptor subunit, protein MSRPSKILLAALVLALLAGGYIASRYTARDPAASLVTAPVTRGDIEVAVLASGTLKPANLVAVGAQASGRITRVLVKLGDTVKAGDLLAEIDSVTQINSLRTSQASLADVRAQLAEKEAVLYRNQMILKRQSEMVTSKIVSQADYEAADADVKATLAQIEALKAQIVEAEVAVETAQANLGYTRITAPSDGTVLAIVSQQGQTVNASQSAPTIVVLGQLDRMLVRAEISEADVVQTAPGQRAWFTILGDRDRRYEADLLSIEPAPVSIKSDESFSSSTTSSTSSSSSSSSSSSAIYYNGVLEVPNPDGRLRTYMTAEVHIVTGAAKGALLVPAMALGARGADGLYAVRVLTSAGQVETRQVAIGLNDKTFAEVRSGLNEGERVVTGDTANLPVATARMPGPPPGGGM, encoded by the coding sequence ATGTCCCGCCCCTCGAAGATTCTCCTCGCCGCCCTCGTCCTGGCCCTGCTCGCCGGTGGCTATATCGCCTCGCGCTACACGGCACGCGATCCGGCGGCGAGCCTGGTGACGGCGCCCGTCACGCGCGGCGACATCGAGGTGGCGGTGCTGGCCAGCGGCACGCTGAAGCCGGCGAACCTCGTCGCCGTCGGCGCGCAGGCGTCCGGCCGCATCACCCGCGTGCTGGTCAAGCTCGGCGACACGGTGAAGGCGGGGGACTTGCTGGCCGAGATCGACTCGGTCACCCAGATCAACTCGCTGCGCACCTCGCAGGCCTCGCTCGCCGATGTGCGGGCCCAGCTCGCCGAGAAGGAAGCGGTGCTCTACCGCAACCAGATGATCCTCAAGCGCCAGAGCGAGATGGTCACCTCCAAGATCGTCTCGCAGGCCGATTACGAGGCGGCGGACGCGGATGTGAAGGCGACGCTGGCGCAGATCGAGGCGCTGAAGGCGCAGATCGTCGAGGCGGAAGTCGCGGTGGAAACCGCGCAGGCCAATCTCGGCTATACCCGCATCACCGCGCCGAGCGACGGCACCGTGCTCGCCATCGTCAGCCAGCAGGGCCAGACGGTGAATGCCAGCCAGTCCGCCCCCACCATCGTGGTGCTCGGCCAGCTCGACCGGATGCTGGTGCGGGCGGAAATCTCCGAGGCGGACGTCGTACAGACCGCCCCCGGCCAGCGGGCCTGGTTCACCATTCTCGGCGACCGCGACCGGCGCTACGAGGCGGATTTGCTGTCCATCGAGCCGGCGCCGGTCTCGATCAAGAGCGATGAGAGCTTCAGCAGTTCGACCACCAGCAGCACCTCCTCCTCAAGCTCGTCCAGCTCCTCGTCCTCGGCCATCTATTACAATGGCGTGCTGGAAGTGCCGAACCCGGACGGGCGGCTGCGCACTTACATGACCGCCGAGGTCCACATCGTCACCGGCGCGGCCAAGGGCGCGCTGCTGGTTCCCGCCATGGCGCTCGGCGCGCGCGGGGCGGACGGGCTCTATGCGGTGCGCGTGCTCACCTCGGCCGGGCAGGTCGAGACGCGGCAGGTTGCCATCGGCCTCAACGACAAGACCTTCGCCGAGGTGCGCTCGGGCCTCAACGAGGGCGAACGCGTGGTCACCGGCGACACGGCGAACCTGCCGGTGGCTACGGCGCGCATGCCCGGCCCGCCGCCTGGCGGCGGCATGTGA
- a CDS encoding Hsp20/alpha crystallin family protein, whose translation MTKSDPRAWMWSDAIEMLNRAERMHREMFQPARLAEAPVRHRAPCWEPPVDVLETERELIVLAALPGVDPERMTATIQNGVLTIAGERILPAEFHRATIHRMELPQGRFERHLGLPAGRYEVARPRVVNGCLAIVLRKL comes from the coding sequence ATGACGAAATCTGACCCCCGCGCCTGGATGTGGTCGGACGCGATCGAGATGCTCAATCGCGCCGAACGCATGCACCGCGAGATGTTCCAGCCGGCGCGGCTGGCGGAGGCGCCGGTGCGCCACCGCGCGCCCTGCTGGGAGCCGCCGGTCGACGTGCTGGAGACCGAGCGCGAGCTTATCGTGCTCGCCGCCCTCCCCGGCGTCGATCCCGAGCGGATGACCGCCACCATTCAGAACGGCGTGCTGACCATTGCCGGCGAGCGCATCCTGCCGGCCGAGTTCCACCGCGCCACCATTCACCGCATGGAGCTGCCGCAGGGCCGCTTCGAGCGCCATCTCGGCCTGCCCGCCGGGCGGTACGAGGTCGCGCGTCCGCGCGTCGTCAATGGCTGCCTCGCCATCGTGCTGCGCAAGCTGTGA
- the lon gene encoding endopeptidase La: MRHPDFRNVPLRMAETAGGSGASNGGTAASANGANGATVPADQLIILPVRSLVLFPGVVMPVAVARPASIAAAQQAAREGRPVGILMQRDAATEEPGPTELHRMGVVANILRYVTAPDGTHHLVCQGEQRFRVDEFVREKPFITARVTRIDEAVEPSSEIEARFVHLQTQASEALELLPQVPPELMAAVRGANSPSGLADLVAAYLDISPDEKQEMLETVDIVARMNKVSRLLAHRIEVLRLSQEISKQTKASLDERQREVLLREQMAAIQKQLGEDGGNSQEIADLDAAITEAGMPADVEQMARKELGRLRRMQDASAEYGMIRTYLDWLIALPWKLPETPPIDIAEARRVLDADHFGLDKIKRRIVEYLAVRKLAPNGKAPILCFAGPPGVGKTSLGQSIARAMGRKFVRVSLGGVHDEAEIRGHRRTYVGALPGNIIQGIRKAGTRDCVMMLDEIDKMGSGIQGDPSAAMLEVLDPEQNGTFRDNYLGVPFDLSRVVFIATANMLDTIPGPLRDRMEIITLSGYTDSEKLEIARRYLVRRQLEANGVTPEQVEIEDDALRALIRAYTREAGVRNLEREVGRVVRHVAVDIAEGTADHAEITADRLPELIGPPVFEDEVALRVSTPGVATGLAWTPVGGDILFIEATKVPGRGGLILTGQLGDVMKESAQAAMSLVKSRAAEFGIDPAVFASNDVHVHVPAGATPKDGPSAGVAMFTALVSLLSGRTVRKDTAMTGEISLRGLVLPVGGIKEKVVAAARAGLTRVMLPARNRRDYDDIPTDARERLEFIWLERVDEAIANALEPAADTTAGEPLRAAS; the protein is encoded by the coding sequence ATGAGACATCCCGACTTCAGGAACGTCCCCCTGCGCATGGCCGAGACGGCCGGTGGCTCCGGCGCCAGCAATGGCGGCACGGCCGCCAGCGCCAACGGCGCCAATGGCGCCACCGTGCCGGCCGACCAGCTCATCATCCTGCCGGTGCGCAGCCTCGTGCTGTTTCCCGGCGTGGTGATGCCGGTCGCGGTAGCCCGCCCCGCCTCCATCGCCGCCGCCCAGCAGGCCGCCCGCGAGGGCCGGCCGGTCGGCATCCTCATGCAGCGCGACGCGGCGACCGAAGAGCCCGGCCCGACCGAGCTGCACCGCATGGGCGTCGTCGCCAACATCCTGCGCTACGTCACCGCGCCGGACGGCACGCATCATCTGGTCTGCCAGGGTGAGCAGCGCTTCCGCGTCGACGAGTTCGTGCGCGAAAAGCCCTTCATCACCGCGCGGGTGACGCGGATCGACGAGGCCGTCGAGCCGAGCTCGGAGATCGAGGCGCGCTTCGTCCATCTCCAGACCCAGGCCAGCGAGGCGCTGGAACTGCTGCCGCAGGTGCCGCCGGAGCTGATGGCCGCCGTGCGCGGGGCGAACTCGCCCTCGGGCCTTGCCGACCTCGTCGCCGCCTATCTCGACATCTCGCCGGACGAGAAGCAGGAGATGCTGGAGACGGTCGACATCGTCGCCCGCATGAACAAGGTCTCGCGCCTGCTCGCCCACCGCATCGAGGTGCTCCGGCTGTCGCAGGAGATCAGCAAGCAGACCAAGGCGTCGCTGGATGAACGCCAGCGCGAGGTGCTGCTGCGCGAGCAGATGGCGGCGATCCAGAAGCAGCTCGGCGAGGATGGCGGCAACAGCCAGGAGATCGCCGATCTCGACGCCGCCATCACCGAGGCCGGCATGCCGGCGGATGTCGAGCAGATGGCCCGCAAGGAGCTCGGCCGGCTGCGCCGCATGCAGGACGCCAGCGCCGAATACGGCATGATCCGCACCTATCTCGACTGGCTGATCGCCCTGCCGTGGAAGCTGCCGGAGACCCCGCCGATCGACATCGCCGAGGCGCGCCGCGTGCTCGACGCCGACCATTTCGGCCTCGACAAGATCAAGCGCCGCATCGTCGAATATCTCGCCGTGCGCAAGCTCGCGCCGAACGGCAAGGCGCCGATCCTGTGCTTCGCCGGTCCGCCCGGCGTCGGCAAGACCTCGCTTGGCCAGTCCATTGCCCGCGCCATGGGCCGCAAATTCGTCCGCGTCTCGCTCGGCGGCGTGCATGACGAGGCGGAGATTCGCGGCCACCGGCGCACCTATGTCGGCGCGCTGCCCGGCAACATCATCCAGGGCATCCGCAAGGCGGGCACCCGCGACTGCGTGATGATGCTGGACGAGATCGACAAGATGGGTTCCGGCATCCAGGGCGACCCCTCGGCCGCCATGCTGGAGGTGCTCGACCCCGAGCAGAACGGCACGTTCCGCGACAATTATCTCGGTGTGCCCTTTGACCTGTCGCGCGTCGTCTTCATCGCCACCGCCAACATGCTGGACACCATTCCCGGCCCGCTGCGCGACCGCATGGAGATCATCACTTTGTCGGGCTACACCGACAGCGAGAAGCTGGAGATCGCCCGCCGCTACCTCGTGCGCCGCCAGCTCGAAGCCAATGGCGTCACGCCGGAACAGGTGGAGATCGAGGACGACGCGCTGCGCGCCCTCATCCGCGCCTATACGCGGGAAGCGGGCGTGCGCAATCTCGAGCGCGAGGTGGGGCGCGTCGTGCGCCATGTCGCCGTCGACATCGCCGAGGGCACGGCGGATCACGCCGAGATCACCGCGGATCGGCTGCCCGAACTGATCGGCCCGCCGGTCTTCGAGGACGAGGTGGCGCTGCGCGTCTCCACCCCCGGCGTCGCCACGGGCCTCGCCTGGACGCCGGTGGGCGGCGACATCCTGTTCATCGAGGCGACCAAGGTGCCCGGCCGGGGCGGGCTGATCCTCACCGGGCAGCTCGGCGACGTGATGAAGGAGAGCGCGCAGGCGGCGATGAGCCTGGTGAAAAGCCGCGCCGCCGAGTTCGGCATCGACCCGGCGGTGTTCGCCAGCAACGACGTCCACGTGCATGTGCCGGCGGGGGCGACCCCGAAGGACGGGCCGAGCGCGGGCGTCGCGATGTTCACCGCGCTGGTCTCGCTGCTCTCCGGCCGCACCGTGCGCAAGGACACGGCGATGACGGGCGAGATCTCGTTGCGCGGTCTCGTCCTGCCGGTCGGCGGCATCAAGGAGAAGGTGGTCGCCGCCGCACGCGCCGGCCTCACCCGCGTCATGCTGCCGGCCCGCAACCGGCGCGACTATGACGACATCCCCACGGATGCCCGCGAGCGGCTGGAGTTCATCTGGCTGGAGCGCGTCGACGAGGCCATCGCCAACGCGCTGGAGCCGGCGGCGGACACCACGGCCGGCGAGCCGCTGCGCGCGGCGAGCTGA
- the glyA gene encoding serine hydroxymethyltransferase, translating into MSTLHAGYFTDGLAADPELAAAINGELARQRDGIELIASENIVSRLVLEAQGSVLTNKTVEGLAYARYYGGAEFADAIEALALERAKRLFGARFANVQPHSGSNANAGVFLGLLKLGDTILSMDTAAGGHISHGHPATLTGRDYTIVRYGVSRESERIELDALRQLALDHRPKMIVAGGSAYPFALDFKGMRAIADEVGALFMVDMAHFAGLVASGLYPDPLPHAHVVTSTTYKSLRGARGGLVLWNDPELSDRINYGIFPGVQGSVMMHAVAGKAACFGEALRPEFTAYNRAVLENARTLAATLAQAGLRIVGGGTDCGLMLVDLSPLGVTGDVAAKALEKAGLAVNKNLIPFDTRPPEAPSGLRLSSNAGTARGFGTAEFATIAGWIAAICRAPQDTALLERLHDEVRALCARFPIY; encoded by the coding sequence ATGTCCACGCTTCACGCCGGCTACTTCACCGACGGCCTCGCCGCCGATCCCGAACTCGCGGCCGCCATCAATGGCGAACTGGCCCGCCAGCGCGATGGCATCGAGCTGATCGCCTCCGAGAACATCGTCTCCCGCCTGGTGCTGGAGGCGCAGGGCTCGGTGCTGACCAACAAGACGGTCGAGGGGCTGGCCTATGCGCGCTATTATGGCGGGGCGGAATTCGCCGACGCCATCGAGGCGCTGGCGCTGGAACGGGCCAAGCGCCTGTTCGGCGCGCGCTTCGCCAATGTGCAGCCGCATTCCGGCTCCAACGCCAATGCCGGCGTGTTTCTCGGCCTCTTGAAGCTCGGCGACACCATCCTGTCGATGGACACGGCGGCGGGCGGGCATATCAGCCATGGCCACCCGGCGACGCTGACCGGGCGCGACTACACCATCGTGCGCTACGGGGTGAGCCGGGAGAGCGAGCGGATCGAACTCGACGCGCTGCGCCAGCTGGCGCTGGACCACCGGCCGAAAATGATCGTCGCCGGCGGCTCGGCCTACCCCTTTGCGCTGGATTTCAAGGGGATGCGCGCCATTGCCGACGAGGTGGGCGCGCTGTTCATGGTCGATATGGCCCATTTCGCCGGACTGGTGGCGAGCGGGCTCTACCCCGACCCGCTGCCGCACGCCCATGTGGTGACCTCGACCACCTATAAGTCGCTGCGCGGCGCGCGCGGCGGGCTGGTGCTGTGGAACGATCCCGAGCTGTCCGACCGGATCAATTACGGCATTTTCCCCGGCGTGCAGGGCTCGGTGATGATGCATGCGGTGGCCGGCAAGGCCGCCTGTTTCGGCGAGGCGCTGCGGCCGGAATTCACCGCCTATAACCGCGCCGTGCTGGAGAATGCCCGCACGCTCGCCGCCACGCTGGCGCAGGCCGGGCTGCGGATCGTCGGCGGTGGCACCGATTGCGGGCTGATGCTGGTCGATCTTTCCCCGCTCGGCGTCACCGGCGATGTCGCGGCCAAGGCGCTGGAAAAGGCGGGGCTGGCGGTCAACAAGAACCTCATCCCGTTCGACACGCGCCCGCCCGAGGCGCCCTCGGGGCTGCGGCTCTCGTCCAATGCCGGCACGGCGCGCGGCTTCGGCACGGCCGAATTCGCCACCATCGCCGGCTGGATCGCCGCCATCTGCCGCGCCCCGCAGGACACGGCGCTGCTCGAGCGCCTGCACGACGAGGTGCGCGCGCTCTGCGCCCGCTTCCCCATCTATTAA
- a CDS encoding MacB family efflux pump subunit, which yields MGKLLNDTPQGAAPDGAPAPGEPLIVLEGLRRDFQAGEGTITVLKDINLAIRAGEMVAIVGASGSGKSTLMNILGCLDRASAGRYRIGGTETSSLGADELAALRREHFGFIFQRYQLLSELTALGNVEMPAIYAGRSAQQRQERASALLGRLGMGDRLRHRPGQLSGGQQQRVSIARALMNGADVILADEPTGALDRQSGEEVLKILGELHAEGRTVIIVTHDMSVANRAERIIEISDGAIIADRRTRPDAPIEHPAAPPARVPRASLSWRSAFGQFGEAFRMALRSMNAHRLRTALTMLGIIIGIASVVCVVALGEGSRQVVLSNIAGLGTNTIEIFAGKDFGDTRSGKITTLVVADARELARQPYVAAATPTVSTSSTVRFGAKEASALVNGVSEQYFAAKGTKLATGRFFDAQSVAERALDVVIDENTRKALFDELGLSPLGQVIFIGTVPARVVGVTQTQQGGFGSSQNLSLYLPYTSVQTRFLGSTSLRSITLKVRDEVESAYAEQAVTTFLTQRHGTKDFFIINTDDIRRTITATTQALTLLIAAIAVISLIVGGIGVMNIMLVSVSERVGEIGVRMAVGARQSNILQQFLTEAVVVCLLGGVLGIALALAFGLAFSFAGLGFSLIYSTTSIVAAVACSSLIGIVFGFLPARSASKLDPVVALARD from the coding sequence ATGGGAAAGCTACTGAACGATACCCCCCAAGGAGCCGCGCCCGACGGTGCGCCAGCGCCGGGCGAGCCGCTGATCGTGCTTGAGGGGTTGCGCCGCGACTTCCAGGCCGGCGAGGGCACGATCACCGTGCTCAAGGACATCAACCTCGCCATCCGCGCCGGCGAGATGGTCGCCATCGTCGGCGCCTCGGGCTCCGGCAAGTCGACGCTGATGAACATTCTCGGCTGCCTCGACCGGGCGAGCGCCGGGCGCTACCGCATCGGCGGCACGGAGACATCGAGCCTCGGTGCGGACGAGCTGGCGGCACTGCGGCGCGAGCATTTCGGCTTCATCTTCCAGCGCTACCAGCTGCTGTCCGAGCTGACCGCGCTGGGTAATGTCGAGATGCCCGCCATCTATGCCGGCCGCTCGGCGCAGCAGCGGCAGGAGCGCGCCAGCGCCCTGCTCGGCCGGCTCGGCATGGGCGACCGGCTGCGGCACCGGCCGGGCCAGCTTTCCGGCGGACAGCAGCAGCGCGTCTCCATCGCCCGCGCGCTGATGAACGGCGCCGACGTCATCCTCGCCGACGAGCCGACCGGCGCGCTCGACCGGCAGAGCGGCGAGGAAGTGCTGAAGATCCTCGGCGAGCTGCACGCCGAGGGCCGCACCGTCATCATCGTCACCCACGACATGAGCGTCGCCAACCGCGCCGAGCGCATCATCGAGATCAGCGACGGGGCGATCATCGCCGACCGCCGCACCCGGCCCGATGCCCCCATTGAGCACCCGGCCGCGCCGCCGGCACGGGTGCCGCGCGCTTCCCTGTCGTGGCGCAGCGCCTTCGGCCAGTTCGGCGAAGCGTTCCGCATGGCGCTGCGCTCGATGAACGCGCACCGCCTGCGCACGGCGCTGACCATGCTCGGCATCATCATCGGCATCGCCTCGGTGGTGTGCGTCGTCGCGCTCGGCGAGGGCTCGCGGCAGGTGGTGCTGTCCAACATTGCCGGGCTCGGCACCAACACGATCGAGATCTTCGCCGGCAAGGATTTCGGCGACACGCGCTCGGGCAAGATCACCACGCTGGTGGTGGCGGATGCGCGCGAACTCGCGCGCCAGCCCTATGTCGCGGCGGCAACGCCCACCGTCTCGACCTCCAGCACCGTGCGCTTCGGCGCCAAGGAGGCGAGCGCGCTGGTCAACGGGGTGAGCGAGCAGTATTTCGCCGCCAAGGGCACCAAGCTCGCCACCGGCCGCTTCTTCGACGCGCAGAGCGTGGCCGAGCGGGCGCTCGATGTCGTCATCGACGAGAACACCCGCAAGGCGCTGTTCGACGAGCTGGGCCTGTCGCCGCTCGGGCAGGTGATCTTCATCGGCACCGTGCCGGCGCGGGTGGTCGGCGTCACCCAGACCCAGCAGGGCGGCTTCGGCTCCAGCCAGAACCTCTCGCTCTATCTGCCCTATACCAGCGTGCAGACGCGCTTTCTCGGCTCGACCTCGCTGCGCTCGATCACGCTGAAGGTGCGCGACGAGGTGGAGAGCGCCTATGCCGAGCAGGCGGTGACCACCTTCCTCACCCAGCGCCACGGCACCAAGGACTTCTTCATCATCAACACCGACGACATCCGCCGCACCATCACCGCGACCACGCAGGCGCTCACCTTGCTGATCGCCGCCATCGCGGTGATCTCGCTCATCGTCGGCGGCATCGGGGTGATGAACATCATGCTGGTCTCAGTCTCCGAGCGGGTCGGCGAGATCGGCGTGCGCATGGCGGTGGGAGCGCGCCAGAGCAACATCCTCCAGCAATTCCTCACCGAGGCGGTGGTGGTGTGCCTGCTCGGCGGCGTGCTCGGCATCGCGCTGGCGCTCGCCTTTGGGCTGGCCTTCAGCTTCGCCGGGCTCGGCTTCAGCCTGATCTACTCCACCACCTCCATCGTCGCGGCGGTGGCCTGTTCGAGCCTGATCGGCATCGTGTTCGGCTTCCTGCCGGCGCGCAGCGCCTCCAAGCTCGACCCGGTGGTGGCGCTGGCGCGGGACTGA
- a CDS encoding DUF2778 domain-containing protein: MRLVGTFILGSASLVAVAVAAAWVSSAFVPTPADAARAEPELRMQQAAPAPFAVEVEDVPVAAPLFSVTDIRNFYSSGEIAQPKDWLFRHEIMPVRPTVMAALPVPAPDAPSAAAPSVETVVTVPLPPTKPLFAGGVTPGDSTEDALTLAPLPPKKPDAPAQMAMLPPSLPEDEAPEAAPETPAETQPLAKDELRYPTPEDRFAIYDIKARKLYLPNGKKLEAHSGYGDKFDDVRYVHVKMYGPTPPNRYKLRMREALFHGTEAVRLLPVGDGKMYGRTGFLLHPYLLGPRGDSNGCISLADYDAFLAAFKKGEVQEVIVVEAMPKSAEPTSPLISWLTGKKS, from the coding sequence ATGCGGCTTGTCGGAACTTTCATCCTTGGCTCGGCCAGCCTCGTCGCCGTGGCGGTGGCTGCCGCCTGGGTGTCCAGCGCTTTCGTGCCGACCCCGGCCGATGCGGCGCGCGCCGAGCCCGAGCTGCGGATGCAGCAGGCGGCTCCCGCGCCTTTCGCGGTCGAGGTTGAGGATGTGCCGGTGGCGGCGCCGCTTTTCAGCGTGACCGACATCCGCAATTTCTATTCGTCCGGCGAGATCGCCCAGCCCAAGGACTGGCTGTTCCGCCATGAGATCATGCCGGTGCGCCCGACCGTGATGGCCGCGCTGCCGGTGCCGGCGCCGGATGCCCCCTCCGCCGCGGCGCCGAGTGTCGAGACCGTCGTCACTGTGCCGCTGCCGCCGACCAAGCCGCTCTTCGCCGGCGGCGTGACGCCCGGTGATTCGACCGAAGACGCGCTGACCCTCGCCCCGCTGCCGCCCAAGAAGCCGGACGCGCCGGCGCAGATGGCCATGCTGCCGCCCTCGCTGCCCGAGGACGAGGCGCCGGAAGCCGCGCCCGAGACCCCGGCCGAGACGCAGCCGCTGGCCAAGGACGAGCTGCGCTACCCGACCCCCGAGGACCGGTTCGCCATCTACGACATCAAGGCGCGCAAGCTCTATCTGCCGAACGGCAAGAAGCTTGAGGCGCATTCGGGCTATGGCGACAAGTTCGACGACGTGCGCTACGTCCACGTGAAGATGTACGGGCCGACCCCGCCCAACCGCTACAAGCTGCGGATGCGCGAGGCGCTGTTCCACGGTACCGAGGCGGTGCGCCTGCTGCCGGTGGGCGACGGCAAGATGTATGGCCGCACCGGCTTCCTGCTGCACCCCTATCTGCTCGGGCCGCGCGGCGATTCCAATGGCTGCATCTCGCTCGCCGATTACGACGCCTTCCTCGCCGCCTTCAAGAAGGGCGAGGTGCAGGAAGTGATCGTGGTCGAGGCGATGCCGAAGTCGGCCGAGCCGACGAGCCCGCTGATTTCCTGGCTGACCGGCAAGAAGAGCTGA
- a CDS encoding response regulator transcription factor produces the protein MNRADAETGPHILVVDDDQEIRKLLGRYLTGQAFRVTLAETGREAERQLANGRFDLVVLDLMLPDTSGLDLCRSFRTQSNIPIILLTALKEDVDRIIGLEIGADDYLGKPFNPRELVARIRAVLRRTHLREEATSEPRPGRLRFAGFTADPTLRRVWDSEGAEIVFTGAEFDLLLAFIERPGRMLSREQLLDITQGRGSSGFDRSIDVLISRLRRKLGDAGNFQIIKTLRNGGYQLAARVEIVAGEDGEAE, from the coding sequence ATGAACAGAGCCGATGCCGAGACCGGCCCGCACATTCTCGTGGTCGATGACGACCAGGAGATCCGCAAGCTTCTCGGACGCTATCTCACCGGCCAGGCGTTCCGCGTGACGCTGGCCGAGACCGGGCGCGAGGCCGAGCGCCAGCTCGCCAATGGGCGTTTCGATCTCGTGGTGCTCGACCTGATGCTGCCGGACACGTCCGGCCTCGATCTGTGCCGCTCCTTCCGCACACAGTCCAACATCCCCATCATCCTGCTCACCGCGCTGAAGGAGGATGTGGACCGCATCATCGGGCTGGAGATCGGCGCGGATGACTATCTCGGCAAGCCGTTCAACCCGCGCGAGCTGGTGGCGCGCATCCGCGCCGTGCTTCGGCGCACCCATCTGCGCGAGGAAGCCACCAGCGAGCCCCGGCCCGGCCGGCTGCGCTTCGCCGGCTTCACCGCCGACCCGACGCTGCGCCGGGTGTGGGACAGCGAAGGCGCGGAGATCGTGTTCACCGGCGCCGAGTTCGACCTGCTGCTCGCCTTCATCGAGCGGCCCGGCCGGATGCTTTCGCGCGAGCAGCTGCTCGACATCACCCAGGGGCGCGGCTCCAGCGGCTTCGACCGCTCGATCGACGTGCTGATCAGCCGGCTGCGCCGCAAGCTGGGTGACGCCGGCAATTTCCAGATCATCAAGACCCTGCGCAATGGCGGCTACCAGCTCGCCGCGCGGGTGGAGATCGTCGCCGGCGAGGATGGCGAGGCGGAATGA
- a CDS encoding aminotransferase class IV, whose protein sequence is MSEPDFSEGAAYVRGRFVPLAQAAVPVTDWGFSRSDVVYDVVHVYRGGFFRLSDHLDRFHRAMAARQLAPAESREEMETVLHRCVALAGLDDAYVSMMTLRGRPRVRGSRRPADCDNHFMAYAAPWIDVIPPEVQARGAHLMIASNPRIPDASVDPTVKNFQWSDLTTSVLEAHAHNYDTSVLCDADGFVTEGPGFNVFIVQDGRIVTPDRGSLQGITRRSVLDICAELGIEAAIAPVTRAMLENADEVFAATTAGGVMPVARIGTASGVRILGNDRPGPISALIREEYWKRHEAGWHMTPVRRELAAPFTGDPDPLADLPATL, encoded by the coding sequence GTGAGCGAACCCGATTTCAGCGAAGGCGCCGCCTATGTGCGCGGCCGCTTCGTGCCTCTGGCGCAGGCGGCGGTGCCGGTGACCGACTGGGGCTTCAGCCGCTCCGACGTGGTCTATGACGTCGTCCATGTCTATCGCGGCGGCTTTTTTCGCCTTTCCGACCATCTCGATCGCTTCCATCGCGCCATGGCGGCGCGCCAGCTCGCCCCGGCCGAGAGCCGGGAGGAGATGGAGACGGTGCTGCACCGCTGCGTCGCGCTCGCCGGGCTCGACGATGCCTATGTCTCGATGATGACGCTGCGCGGGCGCCCGCGCGTGCGCGGCTCGCGTCGCCCGGCCGATTGCGACAATCATTTCATGGCCTATGCCGCGCCCTGGATCGACGTGATCCCACCGGAGGTGCAGGCGCGCGGCGCGCATCTGATGATCGCCTCCAACCCGCGCATCCCCGATGCCAGCGTCGATCCGACGGTGAAGAACTTCCAGTGGAGCGACCTCACCACCAGCGTGCTGGAGGCCCATGCGCATAATTACGACACCTCGGTGCTGTGCGACGCGGACGGCTTCGTCACCGAGGGGCCGGGCTTCAACGTGTTCATCGTGCAGGACGGGCGGATCGTCACGCCGGACCGTGGCAGCCTGCAGGGCATCACCCGCCGCTCGGTGCTGGATATCTGCGCCGAGCTCGGCATCGAGGCGGCGATCGCCCCGGTGACCCGCGCCATGCTGGAGAATGCCGACGAGGTGTTCGCCGCCACCACGGCGGGCGGCGTCATGCCGGTCGCCCGGATCGGCACGGCTTCGGGCGTGCGTATCCTCGGCAATGACCGGCCCGGCCCGATCTCGGCGCTGATCCGCGAGGAATACTGGAAGCGCCACGAGGCCGGCTGGCACATGACGCCGGTGCGGCGGGAACTCGCCGCCCCGTTCACCGGCGATCCCGATCCGCTCGCCGACCTGCCGGCGACGCTGTAG